The sequence NNNNNNNNNNNNNNNNNNNNNNNNNNNNNNNNNNNNNNNNNNNNNNNNNNNNNNNNNNNNNNNNNNNNNNNNNNNNNNNNNNNNNNNNNNNNNNNNNNNNNNNNNNNNNNNNNNNNNNNNNNNNNNNNNNNNNNNNNNNNNNNNNNNNNNNNNNNNNNNNNNNNNNNNNNNNNNNNNNNNNNNNNNNNNNNNNNNNNNNNNNNNNNNNNNNNNNNNNNNNNNNNNNNNNNNNNNNNNNNNNNNNNNNNNNNNNNNNNNNNNNNNNNNNNNNNNNNNNNNNNNNNNNNNNNNNNNNNNNNNNNNNNNNNNNNNNNNNNNNNNNNNNNNNNNNNNNNNNNNNNNNNNNNNNNNNNNNNNNNNNNNNNNNNNNNNNNNNNNNNNNNNNNNNNNNNNNNNNNNNNNNNNNNNNNNNNNNNNNNNNNNNNNNNNNNNNNNNNNNNNNNNNNNNNNNNNNNNNNNNNNNNNNNNNNNNNNNNNNNNNNNNNNNNNNNNNNNNNNNNNNNNNNNNNNNNNNNNNNNNNNNNNNNNNNNNNNNNNNNNNNNNNNNNNNNNNNNNNNNNNNNNNNNNNNNNNNNNNNNNNNNNNNNNNNNNNNNNNNNNNNNNNNNNNNNNNNNNNNNNNNNNNNNNNNNNNNNNNNNNNNNNNNNNNNNNNNNNNNNNNNNNNNNNNNNNNNNNNNNNNNNNNNNNNNNNNNNNNNNNNNNNNNNNNNNNNNNNNNNNNNNNNNNNNNNNNNNNNNNNNNNNNNNNNNNNNNNNNNNNNNNNNNNNNNNNNNNNNNNNNNNNNNNNNNNNNNNNNNNNNNNNNNNNNNNNNNNNNNNNNNNNNNNNNNNNNNNNNNNNNNNNNNNNNNNNNNNNNNNNNNNNNNNNNNNNNNNNNNNNNNNNNNNNNNNNNNNNNNNNNNNNNNNNNNNNNNNNNNNNNNNNNNNNNNNNNNNNNNNNNNNNNNNNNNNNNNNNNNNNNNNNNNNNNNNNNNNNNNNNNNNNNNNNNNNNNNNNNNNNNNNNNNNNNNNNNNNNNNNNNNNNNNNNNNNNNNNNNNNNNNNNNNNNNNNNNNNNNNNNNNNNNNNNNNNNNNNNNNNNNNNNNNNNNNNNNNNNNNNNNNNNNNNNNNNNNNNNNNNNNNNNNNNNNNNNNNNNNNNNNNNNNNNNNNNNNNNNNNNNNNNNNNNNNNNNNNNNNNNNNNNNNNNNNNNNNNNNNNNNNNNNNNNNNNNNNNNNNNNNNNNNNNNNNNNNNNNNNNNNNNNNNNNNNNNNNNNNNNNNNNNNNNNNNNNNNNNNNNNNNNNNNNNNNNNNNNNNNNNNNNNNNNNNNNNNNNNNNNNNNNNNNNNNNNNNNNNNNNNNNNNNNNNNNNNNNNNNNNNNNNNNNNNNNNNNNNNNNNNNNNNNNNNNNNNNNNNNNNNNNNNNNNNNNNNNNNNNNNNNNNNNNNNNNNNNNNNNNNNNNNNNNNNNNNNNNNNNNNNNNNNNNNNNNNNNNNNNNNNNNNNNNNNNNNNNNNNNNNNNNNNNNNNNNNNNNNNNNNNNNNNNNNNNNNNNNNNNNNNNNNNNNNNNNNNNNNNNNNNNNNNNNNNNNNNNNNNNNNNNNNNNNNNNNNNNNNNNNNNNNNNNNNNNNNNNNNNNNNNNNNNNNNNNNNNNNNNNNNNNNNNNNNNNNNNNNNNNNNNNNNNNNNNNNNNNNNNNNNNNNNNNNNNNNNNNNNNNNNNNNNNNNNNNNNNNNNNNNNNNNNNNNNNNNNNNNNNNNNNNNNNNNNNNNNNNNNNNNNNNNNNNNNNNNNNNNNNNNNNNNNNNNNNNNNNNNNNNNNNNNNNNNNNNNNNNNNNNNNNNNNNNNNNNNNNNNNNNNNNNNNNNNNNNNNNNNNNNNNNNNNNNNNNNNNNNNNNNNNNNNNNNNNNNNNNNNNNNNNNNNNNNNNNNNNNNNNNNNNNNNNNNNNNNNNNNNNNNNNNNNNNNNNNNNNNNNNNNNNNNNNNNNNNNNNNNNNNNNNNNNNNNNNNNNNNNNNNNNNNNNNNNNNNNNNNNNNNNNNNNNNNNNNNNNNNNNNNNNNNNNNNNNNNNNNNNNNNNNNNNNNNNNNNNNNNNNNNNNNNNNNNNNNNNNNNNNNNNNNNNNNNNNNNNNNNNNNNNNNNNNNNNNNNNNNNNNNNNNNNNNNNNNNNNNNNNNNNNNNNNNNNNNNNNNNNNNNNNNNNNNNNNNNNNNNNNNNNNNNNNNNNNNNNNNNNNNNNNNNNNNNNNNNNNNNNNNNNNNNNNNNNNNNNNNNNNNNNNNNNNNNNNNNNNNNNNNNNNNNNNNNNNNNNNNNNNNNNNNNNNNNNNNNNNNNNNNNNNNNNNNNNNNNNNNNNNNNNNNNNNNNNNNNNNNNNNNNNNNNNNNNNNNNNNNNNNNNNNNNNNNNNNNNNNNNNNNNNNNNNNNNNNNNNNNNNNNNNNNNNNNNNNNNNNNNNNNNNNNNNNNNNNNNNNNNNNNNNNNNNNNNNNNNNNNNNNNNNNNNNNNNNNNNNNNNNNNNNNNNNNNNNNNNNNNNNNNNNNNNNNNNNNNNNNNNNNNNNNNNNNNNNNNNNNNNNNNNNNNNNNNNNNNNNNNNNNNNNNNNNNNNNNNNNNNNNNNNNNNNNNNNNNNNNNNNNNNNNNNNNNNNNNNNNNNNNNNNNNNNNNNNNNNNNNNNNNNNNNNNNNNNNNNNNNNNNNNNNNNNNNNNNNNNNNNNNNNNNNNNNNNNNNNNNNNNNNNNNNNNNNNNNNNNNNNNNNNNNNNNNNNNNNNNNNNNNNNNNNNNNNNNNNNNNNNNNNNNNNNNNNNNNNNNNNNNNNNNNNNNNNNNNNNNNNNNNNNNNNNNNNNNNNNNNNNNNNNNNNNNNNNNNNNNNNNNNNNNNNNNNNNNNNNNNNNNNNNNNNNNNNNNNNNNNNNNNNNNNNNNNNNNNNNNNNNNNNNNNNNNNNNNNNNNNNNNNNNNNNNNNNNNNNNNNNNNNNNNNNNNNNNNNNNNNNNNNNNNNNNNNNNNNNNNNNNNNNNNNNNNNNNNNNNNNNNNNNNNNNNNNNNNNNNNNNNNNNNNNNNNNNNNNNNNNNNNNNAAAGATCGATCTTTTgcgttcagagacgacgaagaaggcgagaggaagacgatgagatactctgacggtgctctgacaggaaaaaagacgaaaagttttctcttgtagattgaaatttttaatcgggtttggaaactgtgcatgtgtaagtcgaaaAGTTGCTAATATATAAAgcgatttcaaaaaaataatacggcggttacatataactacgtcgtttttaactaaaacgacgcaatttttgttttgcgacgtggaatcattaatttaacgtcgttaggtttaatataaccgacgttgttttcaagtagacgaaaagtttcttacatataaaaccatttcaaaaaaataatacggcagttacatataactacgtcgtttttaactaacacgacgcaatatttgtttttgagacGTGGAATCCTATCATTTAACTTCGTTaagtttaatataaccgacgtggatttgaatttttaaattatgaatagaattttttttcccgtgacttttcagtttatttttcaattacagtgcgttataaatagagtttttttttcggaggaaatttaaaatgaaggaaattaatattcaggaatatgtaaagtttcttttttggatgacagatttaaataaaataagaatataaaaacaacgactgtttttgtttttatgtcgtcgtttttagtcgtcttaagtaagactaaaacgacgtaatatatttgttgagcgacgttgattgtacaatttaaacggcggtttttggtTCGGACCGccgttgattttaaaaatttattctataaatttgtcgctttcattcattttcggtttacatttagggttccaagttcttcctctctcagagacactgtctctcacatctcaaagacaataatttggatgtctttctcaaagagaaattgagcttactcgcatcaaatctatgtccacaagaagaagcttgtcaactagccttctcacttccttgatcaagcctgataggacacttagtgcttctgaatactccttgctttccatcaaaagagatgcaagcctggcctccactcgctgtcgaaggaaagttcgcttctcagggaaatctgaagatcagatgtgcctgatcctctgcttgattttctttactaagaagatccgtcagatttgtgatagcctcttcctttatccgtagagcttcagaagaagaagatgggtttcaagaatgcgataaagaatagaaatggcttcagatggcctctaaagcatgagcaatcgaatcagtagttgctgggagatatgatgaagacattgtcaatgcttttctcgtcgtttatattaaggtagatttataattaccgacgtagattattttgttaaacgtcgttaagttTAATACAACCGGCGTGGATTTTATCAACTTCGAAataattgtctctctgatttcaaatctgtgtcatctgttaagattatgatgtggaacagagttccgtctggtaagatttcgtaacccttgggatcccagaaaaatctgattatgtcggcggttttctatataaaccgtcgtggttatttcaattcttgtcattaagtagatctaccgacgtaggataagaaaatcaaagaaaaaaattgtaaacaaaaattcttattaaggcgacggtttaaattaaagttacgacgtataaaatgaataaatacgacgttaaatatttaaagataacgtcgtagaactatacgagaatgacgtcgatatatttatatttttcgtcgttgtaaattaatttaatacggcgatattttgtattttaaagccgtggatttgtttgtaattatacggcgtcttatacgaaaacctcgtcgtgttattttatgagtaaaagcggcggcttttattgaaatcgtcgtctttactttctacgtcggtcgattcataacttctgccgtcctttgttggctttgattttacactgctgaaatctgtttcaaataggcgtcggttgtttaattaggtacgtcgttgtttttgaacagccatttgaatctccatttttagttgtctaaggtggtataacacgacggtgtttttataaccgtcgtcttttaaaaaaccacgacggttttcacttggaccgtcgttgttttctggtcgtctttttcactttttgtagtagtgttatCATGGCTACAATTTTCAAATTAGTGTTCTCTAAgggtgaaattttataatatgctttatttacaagaaaaaaatatatatcttttaAATGCAAAATTATAGTTCATTTTCtgataagaaacaaaatttagtaattttttcatttccttatatatatatatatatatatatatttttttttttcatattatattTCTGCATTTCCTCCTATCTTACTTTCTATAGCCCATCTAAGTGATGTCTTGTGATTTTACATAGTTCATGATCGGAACTCTTTTAGTTTTCATCCTATTGGCTTGGCTCATTCAAAAAagtatcttcaaaattttagaaTCTCAATGAAtcctctaattttttttaatatttttttttagctcacccaataaaataaataaaaaataatatgtgaatGAAACTTCAATTACCATGTTTGATCTCTAAGAgaatgtacaaattttttttttaatatctgGAGAAGTGAAGattattttctgattattcAATAAGCATCTTGTATTTCATAAGAACATAATAGAACATTCATATTACCCTCTGAAAGAAATAGAACTTTTAAAGGAATTATTTTGATTCAaccatctttttttcttttcgacTTGCCTACTTGAATTGTATATTTTGAATATCAACAAATCACATAATATCCCCAgttatttttatctcttttgtACTATATAAGAATAGTAACCGATTCAATAAATCTATTCTATGTAGTTCCCCCAAAAATTTACTTATCTTATTATTAATCAAGAATTTCGTATATAGCTAGAACGACCCTCACAAATTGCAAATACTAATTTGTTAAGAATTAATCGGATTGAAGCTATAGCGTCATCATTCGCTGGAATCGAAATATCTGCGAGATCCGGGTCACAATTTGTATCGATTAAACAAATCGTTGGAATTCCCAAAGTGATACATTCTCGAAGAGCCGTATATTCTTCTTGCTGATCAACGATTATTACAATATCGGGTAACCCCGTCATATATTTAATTCCGCCCAGATATGTTTGCAAGTGAAATAATTGTCTCTTCAACACAGCCGCATCCCTTTTCGGAAGACGGTTGATTCTCCCCGTCTTTTGTTCCGTTCTCAAGTCCCTGAACTTATGAAGTCTCGTTTCTGTAGTATACCAATTCGTTAACATACCACCGAGCCATTTTTTATTAACATAATGACACCGAGCCTTTATTGCAGCCCGTGCTACTGAATCAGCTGCTTTATTTTTGGTACCAACAATTAAGAATTGTTTTCCCCTACTTGCTGCATCAAAAACTAAATCACAAGCTTCTGATAAAAACCGAGCAGTTCTAGTAAGATTTATAATATGAATACCTTTACGCTTTGCAGAGATATAAGGTGCCATTCTAGGATTCCATTTTCTAGTACCATGACCAAAATGAACTCCTGCTTCCATCATCTCTTCCAAATTGATGTTCCAATATCTTCTTGTCATTTTTCCCCAcacttcttttcttctcttttttttttttctttgaaaaaaaaaaaaagagatgaagtaccctgaaaatagaaataaataattgttCCCACGGAACCTTCTCTTCTAACGGAAATTGGCCGTTGATACAGATCCAAAACGTGCATTTCTTTCCATTCGTTATTCTCTTTATTACTAAATAAAATGACCGTAAAAGGATGAATTCGCTCTTAAGAATCGAATCATTAAAAATTCTTCAGAAAAAATTGTGTCTTCCACAATGAAATCTGATAAGTGATATTTCGAGTAGGTGTTTACATAATCTTCTTCCGTCCGAAGAAATGATTCATCGAAATAATGAGTCATCATTGATATCAACACATCTGAGATTGCCAAATATTCGAGAGTTCCTCTATTCaattcttttgcttcttcttgttgCTAGAAATCTCGTTCGTACACatcttctctttgtttctcGAGCCTATAGTGAGTTACAAACAGAGTTCGAAAGGGTCAAATCTTTTGATGATTCCATCATACATGATTGAGTTGCTAAAACTTCCGGATAGGTCCTACATCTGAACTGAATTCTTTCTGGTTAAAGAATCTCTTTCTAGTTGCTTTCGGGAACAATTAGGAGATTCTCTAGAAGAAATAGGGGTTCTACTTCTAGAGTCCACTTCTTCCCCATACTACTAGTGAAAGGGAAAACGTAAAGACTACCATTAAAGCAGCCCAAGCGAGATTTACTATATCCATGTGAATTATGTCCTCTATCTCTATGAAGGAATTATTCAATTATTGTTCACTAATAAATAATAGTGGAATCACTGGCGCAGAGTCAAAAAGTGATTCTGACCCAACATCGTTGATGAAATAATACAATAAATCCAATTATAACGAGTTCTTATACGATTTCTAGTATAATCAGAAAAGATTAAGCACAAGCAAAATATGTAGAGACCCCCTTGGAGGTATCAAAGAAATGCTACTAACatgtagaaaaaataaaaaacctattctttcttttgttgctCTTCATTAAGTTAAGTAAaaagtataaaaatatagaaaaaagCTAGATCACTATCTATCACATACCCTATTTCTTTCCCGTTTTtaccattttattttgatcTAATCCCTATCGTCTCCCTATTGTCTCTATGAAACAATGGGAAGACGTCCTATTATGTTCTTGACTAGGggttaagaaaaaaaaataaaacatattaagtaataaaatatatattaagtaataaaatatattaagtAAAAAGAAGACAATTAGACATTCAATCAATATTAATTAGATTGAATGCCGGAGCACTCAAAGACTTCCATGAATATGTATACAAAGTATCTTTCGGCCTTTCTGaaactaaaaatttaattggatTTCCGTCCTGCTATCCAATCTAATTCAAGACCCAATCAGTAGACACTACATTAGGTAATGGAAGGACTATCACGATTTACCTGTTCCTTTTCACTACTATAATCTTTCCTTAAATCCTAGACGCAAGGGGATTTACAGCATTTTATAGAACAGAACCCCCAGATATTTAGAATCAAGCAAGTATCAAAAAAACTTTTCCTCCGCTTGCTTCCGCTGGaaaaaatttggcaaattATATCATCAAAACAGAAGAAGGTATTTCGATTCTTTTGGTGATCAGGCGACACCCGGATTTGAACTGGGGAAAAAGGATTTGCAGTCCCCCGCCTTACCGCTCGGCCATGCCGCCAAAACGAtgcaaaatatatgaaaaaattttccttttgccttcttttttattgTACGTGTATTTTGAATCCGAATCCCGTTTTACTTAATTCCTTTTCTAAAAgaaatctttcttttttgtttgggttggATCCATCCCTTCGATTAATTGTATAGTATcttaaaacacaaaatatctaaaaatttcCCTTACCCtgtttttatattgaaaaacaaaatttagatttttcattcataaaaGCAAAAATTCAGAACAAACTGGAACCGTTAACTATAATGatataagaaaatcaaaattgataCATGTAAGGAATGAAGACAATCACTCTGATAGTGATTCAGATCCTAAAGAAATGGTGCATCATATGATAATTTGTATGCATATTTATGAATATTGGCAATCATATGTAGATAGAACTCCATGTCATAATTCTGTTTTATCCGAGCATGAATATGTTTGAATGGGCATCCAGGGATTTAAGACTTGTTTCACATGTACAAACATGTATTCCAAAGGTTGCGTTACACACTTGAGAGTTTAAATTTGCCACAGAATGATAGACATATGGGTACTTAGAAGGCAATTgcaattttcatatttatagtGTCTCATAATATCTGCATGCGAGTGGCTGTTGATCATTTCCAACAATTTAAAGACACAGTTCATAGACAATTTTAGTGTGTTTTGGGAGCTTTATGTGCTTTAGCACCACGTATTATAAGGCCACAAAGTCGAGAGGAAACAccttctgaaattttgaataacCTAAAGTATTATCCTTATTTTGAGGTGAGAAATcgattgttaattttatttattttattattataattatatattttaaattatatttacttTATAGTTTGTAAATATATGAATTTATCGCAGAAGTGTATTAGTGCAATTGATGGAACTCATGTTGTTGCTTGGGCACCAAACTCAAAAGCAAACCTCATATCATGGTAGGAAGATTCTTATTACTCAAAAGGCCATGTGCGCTTGCTCTTTGGACATGATGTTCACTTTTGTTTATACGG comes from Prunus dulcis chromosome 6, ALMONDv2, whole genome shotgun sequence and encodes:
- the LOC117631243 gene encoding 30S ribosomal protein S2, chloroplastic, producing MTRRYWNINLEEMMEAGVHFGHGTRKWNPRMAPYISAKRKGIHIINLTRTARFLSEACDLVFDAASRGKQFLIVGTKNKAADSVARAAIKARCHYVNKKWLGGMLTNWYTTETRLHKFRDLRTEQKTGRINRLPKRDAAVLKRQLFHLQTYLGGIKYMTGLPDIVIIVDQQEEYTALRECITLGIPTICLIDTNCDPDLADISIPANDDAIASIRLILNKLVFAICEGRSSYIRNS